The genomic region TACATGCGTACCGATTCAACCCGTCTCTCTTCCCTGGCTAAGAACGCGGCGGCCCATTACATTCACGAAGAGTGGGGGGCTGCCTATTCAAGGCACAAGCCGGTCCAAGGTAAGCCAACCGAAGGGGCCCAAGATGCCCACGAGGCCATCCGGCCGACCGATGTTAACCGGACGCCAGCCAGCATCAAGGACAAGCTGACCCCAGATCAATTTAAGCTCTATTCTTTGATTTGGTCCCGCTTTGTGGCTAGTTTGATGACCCCCGAAGTGCTCGATACGATGTCGGTTAACATTGAGCAAAACGGGGTAATGTTTAGGGCCAACGGTTCTAAAACCAAGTTTCCAGGCTTCACCAAGGCTTATCCAGCGGCTAAATTAAAGGATAACCCGCTTCCTGAGCTAAATGAGGGCGATCAGGTTCAGATGGTCAAGACCGACCCTGAGCAGCACTTTACCTTGCCACCAGCTCGTTACTCAGAAGCGGCCCTGATTAAGGCCTTGGAAGAAAACGGGGTGGGACGGCCATCAACTTATGCGCCAACCCTGGACACGATTCAGCGACGTAATTATGTCCGTATTGACGCCCGTAAGTTTGTGCCAACTGAGTTGGGTGAAGTCGTCCAAAACATTGTGGATGACAAGTTCCCCGATATCACCAACACCAAGTTTACGGCTGATGTTGAGCATGAACTTGATGAGATTGAAGTTGGGGAAGAGCGCTGGGTACCGGTCGTGGATACCTTCTACCAGCCCTTCAGCAAGGAAGTTAAATCTGCCGAGGAGACCTTGGAAAAGGTCACGATGCACGATGAGTTGGCCGGCATGGACTGTGATATCTGTGGTGCACCGATGGTGATTAAGATGGGTCGCTACGGTAAATTCTATGCCTGCGCTCGTTTCCCAGATTGCCGCAACACCAAGGCCATCGTTCAAGAAATCGGGATTACCTGTCCTAAGTGTAAGAAGGGACAGATTGTGCAGCGTAAGACTAAGCGCGGCCGTACCTTCTATGGCTGCTCCCGTTACCCTGAATGTGACTTTGTCAGTTGGGACAAGCCGACTGAAAAGACCCTGGCCGACGGGACTACGCCTGGTCAGGAGAAGGGTCAAGCTAAGAAGAAGCGGGCCTAAATTAAAGCCATTTACTGTCAAAAGCAGGCCGAGTCATGGTCTGCTTTTTGTTATGTTTGGTATACTGGATACTAACGAAAATGATTACTTTGCAAATGGTGGATTATGACAGCAGGTTTTAAAGGAACAATCCTAACAATTGCCGGCTCAGACAGCCTAGGTGGTGGCGGTCTCCAATCGGACCTAGTTACTTTTAGTGAGTATGGTTTTGGAGGTCTAAGTGCGATTACCAGCATTGCCACTGTTTTTAGTGACCACTTCGATGTTCACCCACTTGCAACGGATGTTTTGGCTGACCAGCTCGCTTCAATTAGCCAAGTTAAGAACTTAAGGGCCATCAAGGTTGGCTTGATTCCTAATTTAGACCAGTTAGATCAGATTGCAGCCTTCTTGGCCAAGCAGGACCTACCAATTGTGATTGACCCAGTCCTGGCCTTTAAGGAGGGGCAGACCCAGCAGCAAGAAGACCTGGTATCAGCCTACCGGACAAAGTTGCTGCCTTTAGCAACGGTGGTCACGCCGAACTTGCCGGAGGCCGAAGCTTTGACCCAGCAGCAGGGACTAGATAGTGTTGAAAAACTAGGCGAAGCTGCCAAAGAATTGGTCGCACTGGGTGCCAAAACAGCGGTTGTGAAGGGTGGGGCCCGCTTACCCGGCGAAAAGGCCCAGGATGCTTATTTCGACCAAGGGCAGGTGCAGATTCTAACCAGTCCCAAGTTTGACCAGACCGCCTTCACCAATGGAGCAGGTTGTACCTTTTCAGCGGCCATTACTGCTAACCTAGCGGCAGGTTACTCGGTTGAAGAAAGCCTCACGGATGCCAAGGACTTTGTTAACGCTGCCATTTGGGCTGGTTTTCCACTGGGTGATAACTTGCCGGGTGGTGACGTCTGGCCAGCCGGCCGGCGCACCTCCCAGCAGAAATGAGAAACTAAGCGATGTCCGTCAAGAAAATTATTAATGGTGCGGATTACCCCGGTGTTCGGCAGCGTTTGCTTGAAAAATTGGGGCAGGCTGACCCAGCCTTTTACTTTACCAATCCAGGGCGGGAACTTGAAATCTTTGCCTTTGGTGCCCGTCAAAGTTGGTCGGATTTAAACCGGGTGCCAGCTGGTTTAGCCCATGACATCGTGGTCGGTGGTCAAAATTTTGCGGATCAGTCCAATCCTGATTTGGCTGACAACGACCTGATGACCTCGTTTTGGTTCCTACCCGAAGTCACGGTGATTCAACAGGATAATCATTTCGAAGTTATCCTGCCAGACGGCTGGGATTTAGTGACCTGGTTAAGGAAGACTAAAACTGGCGAAATCGGTCACAACCAAATAACCCAAATCAGTGATGAAACTGACTGGCCCAAGCGGGTGGGCGCTTTGATTAATCACCTGCAGGCCAACCCTGACTTAAAAAAAGTAGTTTTTGGCCGGCAACGGCAGATTCAACTGGCCCAACCTTTCAATTTAGCGACCATTTGGCCGCAGTTTTTGAACGGGCAGGGCGGTTACCGCATCGTTTTGAAACGGGGTGGCCAACATTTCATCTCGGCTAGTCCTGAAACCTTACTCAAGGTTGAAAGTGGCCATTTACAGACGGCGGCGGTGGCTGGGACCATCGCCAGTAGTCAAAACCCCAAAACCAATCAAACATTAGGGCAGGACTTGCTGACCAGTGCTAAAAATCAGCAAGAACATGCCTATGTCCGGGATACGATTCTACAGCAGCTGAAACCCTGGACACAGCAATTAGACTGGCCCAACAGCCCACAGTTGCTGGCTTCTCAAGGTGTCCAACACCTATACACGCCCATTTACGGACAGGTGAATGATAACTTTGACTTTACCCGGGTCCTAACTGAACTAAATCCTACGCCAGCCCTGGGTGGAGTTCCACGTTTAGCAGCCCTGGAATACATTAACCAGCACGAACAGTTCAAGCGGGGACTGTTTGCGGGACCATTAGGCTATTTTAAGGGGCCTCAGGTAGGGGAAATGGCGGTTGGTATCCGTTCAATGATGGTTACTAATCAACGAGCCCGACTTTTTGCTGGAGCCGGTATCTTGGCAGACTCCAACGCGGAGGAGGAGTGGGCCGAAACGAACTTAAAGTTTAAGCCGATGACTGAACTACTAGAAGGAACTCGCTAATAATGGTCGATGCCTTAACTAAAAATGTGAAACATCTGATTGCGGCCTTGCACTTGGCAGGAGTGAACCGTTTTGTGCTTTCACCGGGATCTCGGTCAACCCCAGTGGCCTTATTGCTGGCTGAGCAGGCGGCGACTGATTCAGATTATAAGCTCTTTGTGGACGTCGACGAGCGGTCGGCGGCCTTTTTTGCGCTGGGCATGGCCAAGGTCAGCCAGGAACCAGTCGCCGTCTTAGTGACTTCTGGTACTGCGGCGGCTGAGTTGATGCCAGCGGTGGCTGAGGCTAACCAGGCTCAAATTCCGCTGGTTTTACTGACCGCTGACCGTCCGCAGGAGTTACAAGGGCTGGGTGCGGCCCAGACCTTACCGCAAAGCAACCTCTATGGTGACCTGGTGGACGAGGTGGTCACCTTAAACCTCCAAGACCCTCATCCAGATATGACGGCTTACATTGATTTTAAGGTGCAAACCAGTGTGCGAGCCCACCAGCAAAAGCCGGGCCCCATACAAATTAACCTGCCCCTGAGAAAGCCGCTCATGCCGGTTCTCGGAGACCGAGAAACACTTAACATTCAACCAGTTGAGTATCCAATCAATCACTGGACCTATGGCCAGCCGATTGACCCTGGATTCGATCAAAATCGAGTCCTGGTGCTGGCTGGACCAAACACCGGTGCTGACTACTACCAGGCTTTAAATGACTTTACCCAAAAATACCGGGTACCCGTGTTGGCTGACGTGTTAAGTCGGGTCCGTGACCAAAACAGTATATATAACTTTAAAGGCCTTCTTGAAGCGGGATTACCAGCAGAACTGACGCCTGACCTGGTACTTTGGTTTGGTGCTCTGCCAACTGACCCAGCCATCCTGGCCTGGTTAAAGACGCACCAGGTGACTGTCTGGCAGGTTGGTCCCCAGGCTGGGCAGGATCCTAGTCGCCAAGTTAGCCGAGTTTATCCTGGTGCGGTGGCCGATTTTCTGAATCAGGTGCAGGGCCAGCCTAGCCAGCAGCAAGCCACCTATTATCAGTCCTGGCAGTCCTGGTTAGGTGAATTATCACTTCATCAAACTGGCGATGATCTAGCCCGAGTGGTGACAGCCCTAAATAATCACAGTGCCGCTGATACCCTGATTTTTAGTGCAAACAGTCTGGCGGTCAGAGCCCTAAATGACTATTGGGCTGGCAGTCATAGCCGTTTGGTTTATGCTAACCGCGGTGTTAATGGCATTGATGGGGTCGTTTCCACCGCCTTAGGCGCCAGTCTGGTGCATCCTGGTCGCACGATCCTTCTAATCGGGGATTTGACCCTCTTTCACGATATGAACGGGTTAGCCCTGGTGAAAAAGTACGGCCTAAACCTCGACATTGTCCTAGTCGATAACCACGGCGGCGGAATTTTCAAAAACCTTCCTCAGGGGCAAGCGGCCGAGGCCCAGCCCTACTTTGAAGAGGTTTTTGGCACACCGCTGGACTTGGATTTTAAGCTGGTTGCCCAGCTGTACGGTTTAACATACACTGACTTAGAACGACCAGCCGACTTAGGACCGGCCTTAGACCAGCAGTCGGACCACGCCCGTCTGTTAGTGTTGACCACTCCTGACACCAAAGACCTGGAGGAGAACTATGACTGAATTTATGGTGTCAGTAGGGGGCTATGACTACCACCTTTACCAGCAGGTAAATCCGGGTAGCCAGCAAAAATGGCTCCTCCTGCATGGTTTTATGGGCAGTCATCAAGACTTTGACAGCATTGTTGACCGGCTGCCCGGGGAAGTTTGGCGTTTGGACTTGCTCGGTTATGGGTCACAGCGGTTGCCGGTCAACCCCAATCGGCTCAGCATGGCCAATCAGATTAGTGATTTGACTGAAATCTGTGATCGGTTAGGTATGACCAACGTTAATCTTCTTGGTTATTCAATGGGAGGCCGCCTAGCCATTGCCCTGGCTCTCAATCCCGGCTTCGCACCACATATCCATCGTTTGATTTTAGAAAGCACCACGGCCGGTCTGCCAACCCCAGCCCAGCAACAAGCCAGGCGTCAATTGGATGAGCAGCGGGCCCAGTTGATTTTAAAAGACTATCCCCGCTTTGTTGACCAGTGGGCCCAGGCGCCACTCTTTGCCTCGCAGACGAAACTCGCGCCGACTATTCGGGCTCAAGTGAGGCAGCAGCGCCTGACTCAAAACCCCTTGAATATGGCGAATTCCTTACGGGTGATGGGCACTGGTAGTCAACCAAACTTTTGGCCACGCCTAGGCCAAATCAAGGTGCCAGTCGACGTTTTAGCTGGTCGAGAAGACCCAAAATTCACCCGTCTGGCTCAGCAACTGACCAGTAGCCTACCGAATGCCCATCTGCATTTGATTGATGGGGCCGGTCACAATCTCCACCTAGAACAGCCAGCGACCTTTGCCCAGGAGATTAGTTCGCATGTTTTTGATTAAGCAAATTCAGTTAAGACCGGTAGCGCTGCCCCTGGTGCAACCTTTTGTGACCGCTCAATCCACTATGACAAAACGGCCATTAACCCTGGTGGCAGTCCAGGTTGCCGACACACGGGGTGAGGGGAGTGCCTGGGGCTATGGCGAGGTCCAATCCTTTGACCAGGTCGGTTACAGTCCAGAAACCCAGAACTTGAGCCGGCAATTTTTAAGCCAGGAATTGGGGCCAGCCTTGTTGGGGCAGACCTTTAGCAATCTTACAGAGGTTTTGAGGATGCTGCAGGCCGGCTCCAAGGGTTACTCCTTTGCTCGGGCCGGCTTAGAAACGGCGCTTTGGGATGCCTGGGGTAAAATTCAAAACAAATCCCTGTCCACGATGTTAGGGGGAACCCAGACTCAAGTACCGGTCGGTATTGCCCTCGGTTTTCCAAAGGACAGCACTGTCTGGCGTAAAAAAATCGTAGCTGCCCAGCAACAGGGATATCAGCGGATTAAGTTAAAGTTGGTTGGTTCAGAATTTTCCCTGTCTGGGTTAATTGACCTGCTGGCCCAGTTTCCTAAACAGGCCTTTTCTTTGGATGCTAATGAAAGTTTGACTGTTGATCAGGCGCTGAGTTTGAACCAGCTGCCAGATAACGTCCTCTTTGTTGAGCAGCCCTTACCAGCCGGTGCTGACTGGGAGCTAACCACTATTCAGCAGCAATTACGCCTGCCAATCAGCCTGGACGAGTCCTTACGCAGTCTGTCTGATGTAAAACGGTTGCTGGCGATGGGAGCTGGGCGGGCAGTTACGGTTAAGGCCGGGATGTTAGGCGGAATTAGTGCAGCCAAAGACGCCCTACAGATTGCCCACCAGTACCAGGCCAGCGCCTGGGTAGGGGGCATGTTTGGATCAGGTTTAGGTCGCCATGTTGATTTGGCCCTGGCTAGCCTACCGGGTTGGGCTTACCCTGCTGACATTTCTGATAGTCGACGTTACTTTGAGACTGACCTGATTAATGAGCAGCTGGTCGTCGAAGATGGCTTCCTACCGGTTCCTGACCGACCTGGTATCGGTGTGACAATGAGCTGGGGTAAGATTGAACAACTACAAACAGGTCCAACTGAGGACATAAAAAAAAGCAGGTGACGTAAAAGTCACTTGCTTTTTTATTAAGGGGCAGGGAATTAACCGCGACCACCTTGGAAGTTTGAGTAAAGGGTCATACCACCATCAACGAAGAGGGTAATTCCAGTTACATACTTTGATTGGTTAGAAGCCAACCAAACGGCTGCATCAGAAACATCTTCAGGCTCACCAATCTTCAACATAGGAATCATTGATTGAGTGATCTTGTACTGCTCTGGGTCAGCAAACTTCTTAGCGTTGATAGGAGTGTTGATAGCACCAGGTCCGATAGCGTTAACACGGATGTTCTTAGGTGCATATTCCATCGCCGTCGTTTCAGTGAACAGCTTTACGCCACCCTTAGCAGTTGCGTAGCTGGCGAAAGTAGGCCATGGAATCCGCTCGTGGACTGATGACATGTTGATAATGTTACCAGGCTTGTCATTGTCCAACCAGTAGTTCAAAGCGGCCTTGGTACCCAAGAAGACACCAGTCAAGTTAATGTCGATAACCTTGTTCCAGTCCTTCAATGGCACCTTGTGCGTTGGCTCTTGGATTTCCATACCGGCGTTGTTAACCCAGACATCCATACCACCGAAGTTATCAATGGCAGCGTCCAACAGCTTCTTAACGTCTTCTTCCTTGGAGATGTCGGCCTGAACGGCAACGGCGCGACCACCGTGTTGTTCGATTGCCTTAACAGCATCTTCAGCGCCCTTAGCGTCGCTGTTATAGTTAATTACGACGTCCATTTCTTCTTCGGCAAAACGCAATGCAATTGCGTTACCGATTCCCTTGGAACCACCGGTAATCACAGCAACCTTGTGGTTTAAATCTTTAAACATCGTCATGTCTGTTTAGTCCTCCTTACAAGTTAACGACTTGGCTTAATTTTAACACTTGTATTTCACATATATCAATTAAACTTTTTACGGTATTGGGCGGCGGTCATGCCGACCTGCTGCTTGAAGACCGTATTAAAATAAGAAACATTTGGGATGCCCACTTTCAGGGCAATCATGGCCACTGAAAGCTTGCCTTCCCGTAACATTTCCTGGGCCTTGGTCATGCGGACCTCTAATAGGTAGTTTTGTGGGGTTTGCTTAGTGACCAGTAGGGAACTGCGGTGTAAAACACCGGGGCTGACGTGGAAGTGCTCACTCAGCTGTTCCAGCGTCAAACGCTGATCATAGTGTTTGGCAATGTAGCTCTTCACCTCGTAGACAAGTTGGTCGCGGGGGCTAAGTTTGCCAAAGGGGAAGCAGTCTGGGCAGGGGGTGTAACCGTCCAGCAAGGCCTCGTCCGGATTTTTAAAAATTTTAATATCGCCACGGGCTAGGTGTTGGTGACGTTGGCAGCTAGGTTTGCATACCTGCATGTCGCCACGAACCCCATAAATAAACTGGCCGTCATACTGACCGTCATGGTGGGTAATCGCGTCCCAGCGTTTCTTAGTAACTGAATACATAACCATGGCCGTCCTTTCTCTCAAATACTTAACTCAAAGTAACCGTAACATAAATTGGTCTATTTGACAATTATTTTTTATCAATTGATAAGCTCATCCTTTGTATTCCCACTGTCCTTCAGGTAAAATTAGTGAAGAAACCGGTAATCCTTTAGGAGGTGGTTAACCGTGACAGATTCATCCAAAAACTATGCCCAGGAAACCTTAACGGCCTTGGATCAGGGTAAAATCGAGCAGGCCCAGCAACTTTTTGAAAAATCGCTGAAAAATGACGATGACCAATTGGTCTATAGTTTGGCCGAGGAGTTGTATGCCTTAGGCTTTAGTGACCAGGCCCGCCAGGCTTACACCAGCCTGCTGGCCAAGTATCCTGATGAAGATGATTTAAAAACGGCCCTAGCCGATATCGCCATCGGGGAAGATGACCTTAACCAGGCCCAGGCCTACCTGGCCGACATCAAGCCGGACTCGGATGCCTACTTGCAGGCCCTGTTGGTTAAGGCTGATCTTTACCAATCTGAAGGTTTAACTGAATCAGCCGAGTACAGCCTTCGCCAGGCTGAAAAAATTGACCCTAAAAATCCGGTCATCCAATTTGCCCTGGCCGAGTTCTACTTTGCTAATGGCCAGTACCGCCCGGCAATTGCCAAGTACCGCGAACTTCTTTTGGCTGGCCAGCGTAAGATTAGTCAGGTCGATTTGGTGGCCCGCATCGGGACGGCCTATGCTGCCATTGGCAACTACGATAATGCCATCGGTTACCTAGAACAAATTAAGCCGGTCGACATGACGCCTGACACCAAGTTCCAACTCGCCCTTTTGTACTTTGAAAACGAGCGAGAGGCGGAAGCCATTGACCTCTTCAATGAAGTTTTGGAAGTGGATCCACAATACACGTCTATCTATCCTCTCTTAGGCCAGGCCTACCTGCACGAGGGTAAGTTGGAGACTGCCCTGCAAACCTACCAACTAGGGATTTCAATGGATCAGACCAACCCAATCCTCTACCGCTTGGCCGGTCAGGCAGCCGAACAGGTCGGCGATGACGATAGTGCCCGAACCTACTATCAAAAGGCCGTTGATTTGGACCCAAGTAATGCCGTTAACTATCAAATGTTAATTGATCTCAAGTTAGCCCAGCACGACTATCAGGCAGCCATTGACCTGGTTAAACAGGCCCAGGACCATGACCTGCAGGACCCTAAGTTTGACTGGGACCTAGCCCGGGCTTACCACGCCCTGGACCAACCTAAGCTGGCTGAAAAACACTGGCAGGAGGCGGCGCTAACCTATGACCAGCAGGCCGATTTCTTACATGACCTGGCTGATTGGTACCACGAACAGGGGCAGCCTAAACAAGAAAAGCAGGCCCTGGAGCGATACCTGCGCTTACAAGGTGATGATAGCGATAGTCAGGCCCGCCTGGCTGATTTGCTTTTAGATGACGAATAATCAAAAAATTGCTAAGATAGGGGAGGCTATCTTCCCAGTGGCAATCTACACTGAGTAACAGCCAACAATTAACTGCAATCATGAAGGAAGGTCCCGGTTTGAAGATTCAACCATTACCACCCGAAATGACGGCGGCTTTGCCGATTTTAAATCGGTTGAATGCTGCTGGTTATCCGGCCTACTTTGTTGGTGGGTCGGTCCGTGATACTTTGTTAAAAGATCCCATCCACGATGTTGACATAGCCAGTGGTGCTTACCCCCAGGAGGTCAAGGACCTCTTTAACCGGACGGTTGATACTGGCATTGAGCATGGCACGGTGATGGTTTTAGACCACGGTAGTGGTTATGAAATTACGACCTTCCGGACTGAGTCGACTTATACGGATTTCCGTCGACCGGACCAGGTAACCTTTGTGCGGAGCCTGGCCGAAGATTTAAAACGCCGGGATTTTACCATTAATGCCCTGGCCCTCCAGGCTGACGGCGAAGTGGTCGACCACTTCAGTGGCCTGGCTGACTTAAAAGCTGGTCTGATACGGGC from Leuconostocaceae bacterium ESL0723 harbors:
- the topA gene encoding type I DNA topoisomerase; the protein is MVAAKTSTKKSTKRKTSAAKNKKKLVIVESPSKAKTIEKYLGSTYKVVASIGHVRDLPKSTLGVDVEQDYTPKYINIRGKGPIIKDLRKAAKAAKTVYLASDPDREGEAIAWHLQHILDLDPKEPNRVVFNEITKDAVKNAFKNPRTINQDLVDAQQARRIIDRLVGYSISPILWKTVKRGLSAGRVQSVALGLIIAREKEIQAFRPEEYWTMDSEFKKNRTKFKSTFYGYDGKKQNLPDNDSVQQVLKRIDRNQDFDVTKVVAKERRRQPQPPFTTSTMQQTANTQLKFRTRKTMMTAQQLYEGINLGKGLGQVGLITYMRTDSTRLSSLAKNAAAHYIHEEWGAAYSRHKPVQGKPTEGAQDAHEAIRPTDVNRTPASIKDKLTPDQFKLYSLIWSRFVASLMTPEVLDTMSVNIEQNGVMFRANGSKTKFPGFTKAYPAAKLKDNPLPELNEGDQVQMVKTDPEQHFTLPPARYSEAALIKALEENGVGRPSTYAPTLDTIQRRNYVRIDARKFVPTELGEVVQNIVDDKFPDITNTKFTADVEHELDEIEVGEERWVPVVDTFYQPFSKEVKSAEETLEKVTMHDELAGMDCDICGAPMVIKMGRYGKFYACARFPDCRNTKAIVQEIGITCPKCKKGQIVQRKTKRGRTFYGCSRYPECDFVSWDKPTEKTLADGTTPGQEKGQAKKKRA
- a CDS encoding hydroxymethylpyrimidine/phosphomethylpyrimidine kinase, coding for MTAGFKGTILTIAGSDSLGGGGLQSDLVTFSEYGFGGLSAITSIATVFSDHFDVHPLATDVLADQLASISQVKNLRAIKVGLIPNLDQLDQIAAFLAKQDLPIVIDPVLAFKEGQTQQQEDLVSAYRTKLLPLATVVTPNLPEAEALTQQQGLDSVEKLGEAAKELVALGAKTAVVKGGARLPGEKAQDAYFDQGQVQILTSPKFDQTAFTNGAGCTFSAAITANLAAGYSVEESLTDAKDFVNAAIWAGFPLGDNLPGGDVWPAGRRTSQQK
- a CDS encoding isochorismate synthase; translation: MSVKKIINGADYPGVRQRLLEKLGQADPAFYFTNPGRELEIFAFGARQSWSDLNRVPAGLAHDIVVGGQNFADQSNPDLADNDLMTSFWFLPEVTVIQQDNHFEVILPDGWDLVTWLRKTKTGEIGHNQITQISDETDWPKRVGALINHLQANPDLKKVVFGRQRQIQLAQPFNLATIWPQFLNGQGGYRIVLKRGGQHFISASPETLLKVESGHLQTAAVAGTIASSQNPKTNQTLGQDLLTSAKNQQEHAYVRDTILQQLKPWTQQLDWPNSPQLLASQGVQHLYTPIYGQVNDNFDFTRVLTELNPTPALGGVPRLAALEYINQHEQFKRGLFAGPLGYFKGPQVGEMAVGIRSMMVTNQRARLFAGAGILADSNAEEEWAETNLKFKPMTELLEGTR
- the menD gene encoding 2-succinyl-5-enolpyruvyl-6-hydroxy-3-cyclohexene-1-carboxylic-acid synthase; translated protein: MVDALTKNVKHLIAALHLAGVNRFVLSPGSRSTPVALLLAEQAATDSDYKLFVDVDERSAAFFALGMAKVSQEPVAVLVTSGTAAAELMPAVAEANQAQIPLVLLTADRPQELQGLGAAQTLPQSNLYGDLVDEVVTLNLQDPHPDMTAYIDFKVQTSVRAHQQKPGPIQINLPLRKPLMPVLGDRETLNIQPVEYPINHWTYGQPIDPGFDQNRVLVLAGPNTGADYYQALNDFTQKYRVPVLADVLSRVRDQNSIYNFKGLLEAGLPAELTPDLVLWFGALPTDPAILAWLKTHQVTVWQVGPQAGQDPSRQVSRVYPGAVADFLNQVQGQPSQQQATYYQSWQSWLGELSLHQTGDDLARVVTALNNHSAADTLIFSANSLAVRALNDYWAGSHSRLVYANRGVNGIDGVVSTALGASLVHPGRTILLIGDLTLFHDMNGLALVKKYGLNLDIVLVDNHGGGIFKNLPQGQAAEAQPYFEEVFGTPLDLDFKLVAQLYGLTYTDLERPADLGPALDQQSDHARLLVLTTPDTKDLEENYD
- the menH gene encoding 2-succinyl-6-hydroxy-2,4-cyclohexadiene-1-carboxylate synthase; protein product: MTEFMVSVGGYDYHLYQQVNPGSQQKWLLLHGFMGSHQDFDSIVDRLPGEVWRLDLLGYGSQRLPVNPNRLSMANQISDLTEICDRLGMTNVNLLGYSMGGRLAIALALNPGFAPHIHRLILESTTAGLPTPAQQQARRQLDEQRAQLILKDYPRFVDQWAQAPLFASQTKLAPTIRAQVRQQRLTQNPLNMANSLRVMGTGSQPNFWPRLGQIKVPVDVLAGREDPKFTRLAQQLTSSLPNAHLHLIDGAGHNLHLEQPATFAQEISSHVFD
- the menC gene encoding o-succinylbenzoate synthase, with the translated sequence MFLIKQIQLRPVALPLVQPFVTAQSTMTKRPLTLVAVQVADTRGEGSAWGYGEVQSFDQVGYSPETQNLSRQFLSQELGPALLGQTFSNLTEVLRMLQAGSKGYSFARAGLETALWDAWGKIQNKSLSTMLGGTQTQVPVGIALGFPKDSTVWRKKIVAAQQQGYQRIKLKLVGSEFSLSGLIDLLAQFPKQAFSLDANESLTVDQALSLNQLPDNVLFVEQPLPAGADWELTTIQQQLRLPISLDESLRSLSDVKRLLAMGAGRAVTVKAGMLGGISAAKDALQIAHQYQASAWVGGMFGSGLGRHVDLALASLPGWAYPADISDSRRYFETDLINEQLVVEDGFLPVPDRPGIGVTMSWGKIEQLQTGPTEDIKKSR
- a CDS encoding glucose-1-dehydrogenase, with product MFKDLNHKVAVITGGSKGIGNAIALRFAEEEMDVVINYNSDAKGAEDAVKAIEQHGGRAVAVQADISKEEDVKKLLDAAIDNFGGMDVWVNNAGMEIQEPTHKVPLKDWNKVIDINLTGVFLGTKAALNYWLDNDKPGNIINMSSVHERIPWPTFASYATAKGGVKLFTETTAMEYAPKNIRVNAIGPGAINTPINAKKFADPEQYKITQSMIPMLKIGEPEDVSDAAVWLASNQSKYVTGITLFVDGGMTLYSNFQGGRG
- a CDS encoding helix-turn-helix domain-containing protein is translated as MVMYSVTKKRWDAITHHDGQYDGQFIYGVRGDMQVCKPSCQRHQHLARGDIKIFKNPDEALLDGYTPCPDCFPFGKLSPRDQLVYEVKSYIAKHYDQRLTLEQLSEHFHVSPGVLHRSSLLVTKQTPQNYLLEVRMTKAQEMLREGKLSVAMIALKVGIPNVSYFNTVFKQQVGMTAAQYRKKFN
- a CDS encoding tetratricopeptide repeat protein, encoding MTDSSKNYAQETLTALDQGKIEQAQQLFEKSLKNDDDQLVYSLAEELYALGFSDQARQAYTSLLAKYPDEDDLKTALADIAIGEDDLNQAQAYLADIKPDSDAYLQALLVKADLYQSEGLTESAEYSLRQAEKIDPKNPVIQFALAEFYFANGQYRPAIAKYRELLLAGQRKISQVDLVARIGTAYAAIGNYDNAIGYLEQIKPVDMTPDTKFQLALLYFENEREAEAIDLFNEVLEVDPQYTSIYPLLGQAYLHEGKLETALQTYQLGISMDQTNPILYRLAGQAAEQVGDDDSARTYYQKAVDLDPSNAVNYQMLIDLKLAQHDYQAAIDLVKQAQDHDLQDPKFDWDLARAYHALDQPKLAEKHWQEAALTYDQQADFLHDLADWYHEQGQPKQEKQALERYLRLQGDDSDSQARLADLLLDDE